The genomic interval ACGTCGTGCCGGTCTACCCGATCACGCCGCAGACGCCGATCATCGAAGAGTTTGCGCAGATGGTGGCCGACGGCCGCTGCGACACCGAAATCATCAACGTCGAGTCGGAGCACTCGGCCATGAGCGCGGCCGTGGGCGCTTCGGTGGCCGGCGCGCGCGTGATGACGGCCACGGCCTCGCAGGGCCTGGCGCTGATGATCGAGGTGCTCTACATCGCGGCCTCCATGCGCTGCCCGATCGTGATGCCGCTGGGCAACCGGGCGCTGAGCGGGCCGATCAACATCCACTGCGACCATTCCGACGCCATGCTGGCCCGAGATTCGGGCGCCGTCCAGATCTTCACGGAAAACGGCCAGGAAGCCTACGACTACACGCTGATGGCCGTGCGCCTGGCCGAAGACCAGCGGGTGCTGCTGCCCGTGATCGTCAACCTGGACGGCTTCACGCTCACGCATTCGGCCGAGGCCGTCGAGCTGCTGCCCGACGAGGTAGCCCGGGCGTTCGTGGGCCACTATCGGCCGCTCTATCCGCTGCTGGACACGGCGCGCCCCACCACGCAGGGCCCGTTCGACATGCCCGACTTCTACTACGAGCACAAGCGGCAACAGGACGAGGCCATGCGAGGCGTGCTGGAAGTCTTCCCCGAGGTGCAGCGCGCCTACGCCGAGGCCACCGGACGCAACTACCGGGGCTACTACGAAGCCTACCGGCTCGACGATGCGGACTTTGCCGTGGTCGTGCTGGGATCGACGGCCGGCACGGCCAAAGTCGTCGTCGATACGCTTCGGGACGAAGGGCAGCGGGTGGGGCTGCTCAAGCTGTGGCTCTTCCGACCCTTCCCGCATGCCGCCGTGGCCGAAGCGCTGCGTGGCAAACAGGCCGTGGCCGTGATGGACCGGGCGCTGTCGTTCGGAAGCTGGGGGCCGCTCTTCACCGAAATTGCCGCGGCCCTGTACGGCCTGCCCGAAGCCAAGCGACCGCGCCTGCACAACTTCACCTATGGTCTGGGAGGGCGCGACGTTACGCCCGACCAGATCGCCGAAGCGCTGACCCGCATTCAGGATCCGCGCACGCCTGCCGTCATGCGCTACCTGGGCGTGCGCGCCTAACCCGAGAGAAACTGCCATGATGACCGGGCTTTCCTCCAACGGCGAAACGATTCGCCTGAAGACGCTCAAAGAACTGGCCGAGCGTGAACAGCGCGAGCTGCGCTTCCAGGGCGGCCACTCGCTCTGTGCGGGCTGCGGCGTGCCGCTGGTGGTGCGCACCGTGCTGAACGCCATCGACACGCCCGTGGTCGTGGTCAACGCGACGGGCTGCCTGGAGGTAGCCACCACGCGCTATCCTTCGACGGCCTGGAACGTGCCCTGGCTGCACGTGGCCTTCGAGAATGCGGCCGCCGCCGCCAGCGGCGTGGAGGCCGCCTTCCGGGTGCTCAACCGCAAGCGCAAAAACGGCCGGCCGATTCCCTTCGACCTGCCCGAAGACGTGCGCATCATCGCCTTCGGTGGCGACGGCGGCACCTACGACATCGGGCTGCAGGCCCTCTCGGGCGCCCTGGAGCGCGGGCATCGCTTCACGTACATCTGCTACGACAACGAAGCCTACATGAACACGGGCAACCAGCGGAGTGGCGCCACGCCCCCGCTGGCCCATACGACCACCACGCCTGTGGGCGAGCAGAGCCTGGGCAAACTCCAGCAGCGCAAGGACCTGACCGAGATCGCCGTCGCCCACCACGTGCCCTACGTGGCCCAGGCATCGATCTCGAACTGGCAGGATCTGGTGCGCAAGATCCAGATGGCCGTGCAGGTGGACGGACCGAGCTTTCTCAATGTGCTGGCGCCCTGCCAGCGCGGCTGGGGCTACGACCCGTCGCAGACCGTCGAGATCGCCCGCCTGGCCGTCGAAACGTGCTTTTGGCCGCTCTACGAGGTAATCGACGGCGAGTACCGGCTGAACTACCGACCGCGCAAGCCGCTGCCCATCGCCGAGTGGGTCAAAACGCAGGGGCGCTTCCGCCACCTGCTCCGCCCGGAGAACCGACACCTGCTCGACGCGCTGCAGGAGCAGGTCAACCGCGAATGGGAGCGGCTGCTGCGCAAATGCGAAGGACGCCTGCTGGAAGTGTAGGACGATCGGGTATCCGGCAAATGCGGGCGTGTCGCCACACACGCTCCGAAGCGCTGTAACTGAAACGTTACATCTGCAATCTTGCGCGGGATGGCCTGTGGGTGCTCTTTGAGAAGCGAAGCAGGGCTGGGCACGTCGGTGTAGGCTCTTCTGAAGAGATAACGTGCCCGGAGCAGGGTGCCGGTCTGTCTGTCTTCACCTCAACCGCCGGGAAATATGCGTCAAACCATGGCCTGGGTCCTGGAGCGCCGGGACTTCGATGCGCTGCTCGAAGCGCTGAGTCGGCGCGGCTATACGCTGATCGGGCCGCGCGTGCGCGACGGCGCCATCGTCTACGACCGCATTCACCGAAGCGAAGACCTGCCCGTCGGCTGGACCGACGAGCAGCGTGGCGGCATGTACCGCCTGCGCCGCCGGGACGACGAGGCGCTTTTCGGCTACGTGGTGGGTCCGCAGAGCTGGAAGCAGTGGCTCTTTCCTCCCACACTGCACCTCTGGCGGGCCAGCCGGAGCGAAGGCGACGGTGCGTTTGCCGTGGAAGAAACACCGCTGCCGGACGAAGCCTACGCCTTTGTCGGCGTGCGCGCCTGCGAACTGGCGGCCATCGCCGTGCAGGATCGCGTCTTCCTGGAAGGCCCCTATGCCGACCCTTACTACCGGACCGTACGTGAGCGGCTGTTTCTGCTGGCCGTCAACTGCACCGAGCCCGGCGGCACCTGCTTCTGCGCCTCGATGCAGACGGGTCCCCGCGCTACCGCGGGTTTCGACCTGGCCCTGACCGAAGTGCTGGAAGGCGACCGCCACTACTTTGTCGTGACCGTCGGGAGCGACACCGGCCGCGCCGTGCTGGCCGACGTGCCCCATCCCGAGGCGCAGCCCGACGAGGTAGCCGCTGCCGACACGCGCCTGCAGGAAGCCGCCACCCGCATGGGCCGCCACCTGGATACCGAGGGACTGAAAGAGCTGCTGCAGAAAAGCTACGAACACCCACGCTGGGACGAGGTGGCCCGGCGCTGCCTGAGCTGCGCCAACTGCACGATGGTCTGCCCGACATGCTTCTGCCACACCGTCGAGGACGTTACCGACCTGACCGGCCAGACGGCCGAGCGTGTGCGACGCTGGGACTCCTGCTTTTCGGTGGAATTCTCCTACATCCACGGCGGAAGCGTGCGCCAGAGCACCCGCTCGCGCTACCGCCAGTGGCTCATGCATAAGCTTTCCACCTGGGTGGATCAGTTCGGCGTGATGGGCTGCGTGGGATGTGGCCGGTGCATCACCTGGTGCCCGGTCGGCATCGACCTGACCGAGGAGGTAGCTGCCATTCGTTCCACCCGCAAACCTGCTTCGTCGCCATGACCGCGCAACGTTCACTGAAAGATCTGCTGGCCGAGCACCCGTTCTTTCAGGGACTCGAAGAACCGTACCTGGAGCTGATTGCCGGCTGTGCCCGGAACGTACGATTCAATGCCGGAAGCTACATCTTTCGCGAAGGCGAGCCGGCCACCGAGTTCTTTCTGATTCGCTACGGCCGCGTCTCGATCGAGGTGCATCTGCCCGAGCGCGGCACGGTAACCATTCAGACGCTGGGCGAAGGTGACGTGCTGGGCTGGTCCTGGCTCGTGCCTCCCTACCGCAATCAGTTCGACGCCCGGGCCCTGACGCTTGTGCGGGCACTGGCCTTCGACGGCGCCTGCATTCGAAACAAATGCGCTGAGGACCCGCGCCTGGGCTACGAAATCTTCAGCCGCTTTGCCCGGATCATCGCAGAACGACTGCAGGCCACCCGCCTGCAACTGCTCGACATGTACGGTGCCGCCCCCCGTCGTCAACCGCTGCACGCCTGAGACCTATGACCGAGACGCTTCTGGTCCGACCGGAAACGGCGCGGACGCCTGCGCCCATGGCGCCCACCCGCTGGCGGGTCCTGCGCCGACGGCGCGAAACGCACGACACGTGCACGCTGGAGCTGGAGCCGCTCGACACGGACGGCATGGCGTTTCGACCCGGCCAGTTCAACATGCTCTACGTCTTCGGCATCGGCGAAGTGCCGATCTCGATCAGCGGCGATCCGGCCCAACCGGACCGGCTGGTGCACACGATCCGGGCGGTGGGCCCGGTCAGTACGGCCCTGTGCGCGCGCAAAGCAGGCGACGTGATCGGCGTGCGCGGGCCGTTCGGGAGCGCCTGGCCTGTGGAAGCGGCCGAAGGGTACGACGTGGTGGTGATGGCCGGCGGCATCGGACTGGCGCCCCTGCGTCCCGCCATCTACCATCTGCTGCAGCATCGCGGCCACTACGGCAATCTGGTGTTGCTCTACGGCGCGCGCACACCCCGCGACCTGCTCTACGTTCGTGAACTGGAGCGCTGGCGCGGCCGCTTCGACGTGCAGGTGGAGGTGACCGTCGACCACGCCGGTGCGGGCTGGTTCGGTCACGTGGGGGTGGTGACCACACTGCTGCCGCGCGCCCACTTCGATCCGGAAGAGACCGTCGCCTTCGTATGCGGCCCCGAGATCATGATGCGCTTTGCGGCCAAGGCGCTGATGGAGCGTGGCGTGGCCCCGGAGCGCATCTACCTTTCGATGGAACGCAACATGAAGTGCGCCATCGGTCTGTGTGGCCATTGCCAGTTCGGCCCGGTCTTCATCTGCAAAGACGGACCGGTGTTCGACTTTGCCCGCGTTGCCCGACTGCTGACCATCCGAGAACTCTGACGCCATGGCCCGACGCAAGCCCAAACTCGCGGTCTGGAAGTTTGCCTCCTGCGACGGCTGCCAGCTCAGCCTGCTCGACTGCGAAGACGAACTGCTGGCGGTAGCCGGCGCCATCGAGATCGCCTACTTCCTGGAGGCTTCCCGGGCGACGGTGCGCGGTCCCTATGACCTGTCGCTCGTCGAGGGCTCCATCACCACGCCGCACGATGCCGAGCGCATTCGCCAGATCCGTCAGCAGTCGCGTTTTCTCGTGACCATCGGCGCGTGCGCCACGGCGGGCGGCATCCAGGCGCTGCGCAACTTCCAGGACGTGGCCGAATTCACGCGCATCGTCTACGCCCGGCCGGAGTACATCGAGGCGCTGGCCACCTCGACCCCGATCGCCGAGCACGTACCCGTCGATTTCGAACTGCGCGGCTGCCCGATCAACAAGCAGCAACTGCTGGAAGTCATCACGGCGTTTCTGCAGGGCCGGCGCCCCAACATCCCCACCTACAGCGTCTGCGTCGAGTGCAAGCGTCGGGGCACGGTGTGCGTCATGGTAGCCCGCGGCACGCCCTGCCTGGGGCCGCTCACACAGGCCGGCTGCGGCGCGCTGTGCCCTGCCTACAACCGGGGCTGCTACGCCTGCTTCGGCCCGAAAGAAACACCCAACCCGGCCTCGCTCATGCAGTGGTGGCAGGAGCAGCTCGGCGTGTCGGCCCGCGATGCCGAGCGGGCCCTCCGCACCTTCAACGCCTATGCCCCGGCCTTCCGGGAAGCGACGATCGCCCAACCCAACCCGTAGCCAGCAGCCATGTCGGAAGTTCGCCCGACCCGCACGATCCGCGTCGAGGCCCTGGCCCGCGTCGAGGGCGAAGGGGCCATGTACGTCCGCATTCGCAACAACCAGGTCACCGACGTCCGGCTGCGCATCTACGAGCCGCCTCGCTTCTTCGAGGCGTTCCTGCGCGGCCGCTCGTTTCTGGAGGCGCCCGACATTACGGCCCGCATCTGCGGTATCTGTCCGGTGGCCTACCAGATGAGCGCCTGCACGGCCATGGAAAACGCCTGCGGCGTGGAGGTAAACGGTCCGCTGCGGCTGCTGCGCCGCCTGCTCTACTGCGGCGAATGGATCGAAAGCCACACGCTGCATGTGTTCATGCTGCACGCGCCCGACTTTCTCGGCTACGAAAGTGCCCTCGAGATGGCCCGCGACTACCCGGACCGGGTCCAGCAGGGCCTCCAGCTCAAAAAGATCGGCAACGAGCTGATGCGCGTGATCGGCGGTCGGGAGATTCACCCGATCAACGTGCGCGTGGGCGGCTTCTACCGGGCCCCTCGCCCCGACGAACTGCGCGCGCTGGTGGAACCGCTCCGCTGGGCCCGCGAGACGGCCTACGACACGGTGCGCTGGGTGGCGGGCTTCGAGTTTCCGGACTTCGAGCAGGACTACGAGTTCGTGGCGCTGCGGCGCGACGACGAGTACGCCATCCTGGACGGTCGGCTCGTCTCGAACCGAGGGCTGGACATCCCGATCGCGGCCTTCAACGACCATATCGAGGAAGAACACGTGCCGCACTCCAACGCGCTGCACGCCCGCATTCGCGGGCGCGGTGCCTACCTGGTGGGACCGCTGGCCCGCTTCAATCTGAACTTCGATCGGCTTTCGCCGCTGGCACAGGAAGCCGCCCGCGAGGTGGGCTTCCTGCCCGAATGCCGCAATCCTTTCAAGAGCATCATCGCCCGGGCCGTCGAGATTCTGTACGCCTGCGACGAGGCGCTCCGCCTGATCGAAGCCTATGAACCGCCGGAGCAGCCGTTCGTCGAGGTACCACCCCGTGCCGCCACCGGCCACGGCTGCACCGAGGCGCCCCGGGGAATCCTCTACCACCGGTACGTGATCGACGACGAGGGCACCATCCTGGAAGCCCAGATCGTGCCGCCGACGTCTCAGAATCAACGGCGCATCGAGGAAGATCTCCGGGCCTTCGTCGCGCGGGCGCTCACGCTGCCCGACGACGAGCTCCAGTGGCGCTGCGAGCAGGCCATCCGGAATTACGACCCGTGCATCTCGTGCGCCACGCACTTTCTGAAGCTCGAAGTGGACCGGGCATGAAGGTGGTGATCGGGCTGGGCAACGCGCTGCGAGGGGACGACGCGGCGGGACCGGCGACGGTGGAACAGCTCCGGCCCCGCCTGAACGGTACGGTGCGCCTGCTTACGCTGAACGATCCGCTGCATCTGCCCGACTGCTGGGAAGGAGCCGACCTGGCCATCGTGTGCGACGCCGTCTGCTCGGGCGCGACGCCGGGTACGCTGCACCGGTTCGAAGCGCATGCGGCCCCCCTGCCCGCTTCGGTCCGCCCGGCCCTATCGTCGCACGGGATCGGACTGGCCGAGGTCGTCGAACTGGCCCGGCGGCTCGGTCGGCTGCCCCGCCGCCTGGTCATTTTCGGAATCGAAGGCCATTGCTTCGAGCCCGGCACCCCGCTCTCGCCCGAAGTGGCGGCGGCCGTACCGCGCGCCGCCGAAGCCATTCTGCAGGAGCTGCGCGATGCATGAACTGAGCATAGCCCGCGAGCTGGTTCGGCTCATCGAGGCCGAGGCCCGACGTGCCGGAGCCCGGCGCGTCCGCTCGGCACGCGTGGTGCTGGGCGCCCGCTCGCACGTCTCGGCCGAGATCCTGCAGTTTTACGTAACGCACCTGCTCGATCCCGAGGGACCGGCCGCGGGGCTGGTGCTCACCTGCGAACGGCAACCCATGCGCTTTCGGTGCGGGCCCTGCCGGATCGACTACGAACCGTCCGAGACCGACTGGCGCTGCCCGCGGTGCGGCCGCATCGGCGAGCTGCTCGAAACGGGCGACGAAGTCTTCCTGGAAAGCCTGGAAATCGAATGCGCACCACAACCGAACACCTGACGCGCTGGCGCCTGCACGTCGAGGGTGCCGTGCAGGGTGTCGGCTTCCGGCCGTTCGTTTACCGGCTGGCCCATGAGCTGGGCCTGACCGGTGAGGTGCGCAACGATCCTGCCGGCGTGACCATTGAGGTCGAGGGCGATCCGGAGCGCCTGGCCTGCTTCCGGGAACGTCTGAAGCAACAACCTCCGCCGGCCGCCCGCATCCGACGCATCACCTGCACGGAACTGCCCCCCTGCGGCTACCGCACCTTCACCATCGCCGCCAGTCGCCCTGAAGGCGAGCGTCAGGTGTTTCTGCTGCCGGATCTGGCCACCTGTCCCGATTGCCTGCGCGAGCTGTTTGACCCGAACGATCGCCGCTATCGTTACCCGTTCATCAACTGCACCAACTGCGGCCCGCGCTTTACGATCATCGAGCGGCTCCCCTACGATCGGCCCAACACCACGATGCGGCACTTCCGGATGTGCGCGCGCTGCCGGGCCGAATACGAGGATCCGCTGAACCGACGTTTCCACACACAGCCAAACGCCTGTCCCGACTGCGGTCCGCATCTGGCGCTCTGGGATCGAAAAGGCAACGTGCTGGCCGAGCGGGACGAGGCGCTGCGCCGGGCGGCCGAGGCAATCTGCGAGGGACGGATCGTAGCGGTTAAAGGACTGGGCGGCTTTCATCTGATCGTCGATGCCCGCAACGAGGCGGCCGTTCGGGCGCTCCGGTTGCGCAAGGGACGCGAAGCCAAGCCGTTCGCCCTGATGTATCCGTCGCTGGCGGCGGTCCGGGCGCACGCCTGCGTCTCGGAGGCCGAAGCGGCCCTGCTGACGTCACCCGCGGCGCCCATCGTGCTGCTGCGCCGCATCGAAGCGGGCCGGGAGTCGCTGGCCCCGTCGGTGGCGCCCGGCAATCCGTATCTGGGCATCATGCTGCCCTACACGCCGCTGCACCATCTGCTGCTGGCCGAACTGGGCTTTCCGGTGGTGGCCACCAGCGGCAATCGCTCGGAGGAACCCATCTGCATCGACGAGCGCGAAGCGCTGGTGCGGCTGCGCGACCTGGCCGACCTGTTTCTGGTGCACAACCGGCCGATCGCCCGCTACTGCGACGACTCGGTGGTGCGCTTCATCGACGGCCACCCGGTCTTTCTGCGACGTGCCCGCGGCTATGCGCCCCTGCCGGTGGAGCTGGCCGACGACTGGCCCGCCCATCCCGAGCAGGTGCTGGCCGTGGGCGGCCATCTGAAAAACACGGTGGCACTGGCTTCGGGCCGGACGGTCTGGATCAGCCAGCACATCGGCGACCTGGAGACGGCCGAAGCCCGCGCGGCCTTCGTGCGCGTGATCGACGACTTCACGCGCCTGTACGAGCGCACGCCCGACGCGGTAGCCTGCGACGCTCACCCCGACTACGCCTCCACGCACCATGCACACCGGCTGGGCCGGCCGGTCGCGCCGGTGCAGCACCACCTGGCGCACGTGTGGGCCTGCATGGCCGAGCACGGGCTACGACCGCCCGTACTGGGCTTCGGCTGGGACGGCACGGGCTACGGCCCCGACGGCGCGGTGTGGGGCGGCGAATGCTTTCTGGTGACGGCGGAACGCGCCGTGCGGATCGCGCACCTGCGGCCGTTTCGGCTGCCGGGCGGCGAGGCGGCCGTGCGCGAGCCCCGACGGACGGCGCTGGGCCTGCTCCACGCCTGGAAGGGCGAGGCGGCGCTCATGCACCTGCCGTCCGGCGCTTTTACCGAAGCCGAAGCCCGGCTCCTGCTGCAGATGGTGACGCGCGGCCTGAACGCGCCCTGGACCACCAGTATCGGGCGGCTCTTCGACGCGGTAGCCGCCCTGCTCGGCCTGTGCCTGCGCAATCGGTTCGAGGGCGAGGCGGCCATGCTGCTGGAGTTTGCCGCCGAGGAAGCCGAGGCGTCCGGCCCGCCCTATCCGCTGGCGCTTCAGGAGCAGGACGGCCGGCTGGTGCTCGACTGGGCTCCGCTGCTCGAAGCGCTCGAGGCCGACCGCCTGGAGGGGCTCTCTCCGACGGTTATTGCGCGGCGCTTCCACGAAGGACTGGCGACCGCCATCGTAACGATAGCCCGGCGTATCGGCTGCCCGACCGTCGTGCTCAGCGGCGGCTGCTTCCAGAACCGCCTGCTCACCGAAACGTCGCTCCGGCTACTTCGTGCGGCCGGATTTCGCCCGTATATTCACCGACAGGTGCCCCCCGGCGACGGTGGCCTGGCGCTGGGCCAGGTGGCCGCGCTCCGCTGGGGTCTGACCATGCCCGCTCTCGTCAACCATTCATGCTGAAGCCATGTGCCTGGCCGTACCCGGTAAGATCGTCGCCATCCTGGACGAGGACCCGCTTACCCGACGCGGGAAGGTGGACTTCGGCGGCATCCAGAAGGAAGTCAACCTGGCGTTCGTCCCGGAAGCCCGCGTGGGCGACTACGTGATGGTGCACGTGGGCATCGCCATCAGCGTAGTGGACGAAGCCGAAGCGCACCGCGTCTTCGAGTACCTGCAGCAGATCGACGAACTGGAAGAACTCAATCCGCCCGAGGCGCCATGAAATTCATCGACGAATACCGCGATCGCGAGGCCGCACTGCGCTACGCCCGGCTGATCGCGAAGATCACCACGCGGCCCTGGACGATCATGGAGGTTTGCGGCGGCCAGACGCACGCCATCGTGCGCTTCGGCATCGACGAGTTGCTCCCGCCGGGCGTGACGCTCGTGCACGGCCCCGGCTGTCCGGTCTGCGTGACGCCCGTCGAACTGATCGACAAAGCCATCGCCATCGCGTCGATGCCCGGCGTGATTTTCTGCTCGTTCGGCGACATGCTCCGCGTGCCGGGTACGCAGGGCGATCTGTTCTCGGTCAAAGCGCGCGGCGGCGACGTCCGGATCGTCTATTCGCCGCTCGACGCCGTGCAACTGGCCGCCCGCAACCCGGATCGGGAGGTGGTCTTTTTCGCCGTCGGTTTCGAGACGACGGCCCCGGCCAATGCGCTGGCCGTGCTGCAGGCCCATCGCATGGGGCTGAAAAACTTTTCGATGCTGGTGGCGCACGTGCTCGTGCCGCCGGCCATGGAGGCCATCCTGCAATCTCCAAACAACCGCGTGCAGGGCTTTCTGGCGGCCGGCCATGTGTGTACGGTGATGGGTTACCGGGAGTACGAGCCCATTGCGAAAAAGTACCGGGTGCCGATCGTGGTGACGGGCTTCGAGCCACTCGACCTGCTGCAGGGTCTCTACATGTGCATCCGTCAGCTCGAAGAAGGACGCTACGAGGTGGAGAACCAGTACACGCGCTCGGTGCGACGCCAGGGCAACGAAGCGGCTCAGCAGCATATCCGGGAGGTGTTCGAGATCGTGCCGCGCAAGTGGCGGGGCATCGGCGAGTTGCCTCAGAGCGGGCTGGGCCTGCGGGCGCCCTACCAGGCCTATGACGCCGAGCGCAAGTTCGGCGTGGTGGCGCACACGGCCGAGGAAGCGTCGGAATGCATTGCCGGCGAGGTGCTGCAGGGTGCGAAAAAGCCGACCGAGTGCCCGGTGTTTGGCACGCGCTGCACGCCCGAGCATCCGCTGGGCGCTCCCATGGTGTCGTCCGAGGGTGCCTGCGCCGCCTACTACCGGTATCGTCGGTTCACCGAAAAACAGACGGCTACGCCATGAGCGACGGGAACGGCTTCACTCCGGTCTGTCCGCTCCCCATCCAGGAGTACCCCCACGTGCTGCTGGCGCACGGAGGCGGCGGCCGCCTGATGCACCAGCTCATCGACGCCATCGCAAGCACGTTTGCCAGCGCGGAGCTGGCCCGCCGCCACGACGGGGCCGCGCTGCGCATCGGCGATATGCGGCTGGCCTTCACGACCGATGCCTTTGTGGTCCAACCGCTGTTCTTCCCCGGCGGTGACATTGGCAAGCTGGCCGTTTGCGGTACGGTGAACGATCTGGCCATGTGCGGTGCCCGTCCGCTGTACCTGAGCGTCAGCTTCATCCTCGAAGAAGGGCTGTCCATGGAAACGCTCGGGCGCGTGGTGGCCTCGATGCAGGCGGCCGCCCACGAGGCCGGCGTCGAGATCGTCACCGGCGACACGAAGGTAGTCGATCGCGGCAAGGGCGACGGCATCTTCATCAGCACGGCCGGCATCGGGGTGATCGAACACGATCGCCCAGTCGGTCCCGAAGCCGTGCGGCCGGGCGATGCGGTGCTGCTCAGCGGCGACATCGGCCGCCACGGTATCGCCATCATGGCCGTACGCGAAGGCCTGGCCTTCGAGACCGAGATCACAAGCGACTGCGCACCGCTGGCCGCGCCCGTGCTGAAGCTGCTGGAAGCCGGCGTCGAGGTACATTGTCTGCGCGACCTGACGCGGGGTGGCCTGGCCGCGGCTCTGGTGGAAATCGCTCAGACGGCCAGTCTGCACATCCAGCTCGACGAGGCGGCCATTCCCGTGCGCCCGGAAGTGCAGAGCGCCTGCGAACTGCTGGGAATCGACCCGCTCTACGTGGCCAACGAAGGGCGCTTTGTGGCCTTCGTGCCTGAAGCCGAGGCAGAACGGGCCCTGTCGATTCTGCAGGCGGAACCGGTCAGCGCCGATGCCCGCGTGATCGGCCACGTGACGGCCGACGGCCCGGCCGGGCTGGTCACGCTCCGCACGGCCATCGGCACCACACGCGTGCTCGACCTCCTCAGCGGCGAACAACTCCCCCGGATCTGTTGAAGGGTCGAATTTGTCGAATTTAATCCAGTCTCTTTACAAAAAGACTTTTCTTTCGTTTCTTCGGAATCAGAGAGCGTATCGTTCGTTCACAGACCGGTTCAGATCATGCGACGACTGCTGCTGAGTCTGGCAAGCCTGCTGGTGGCCGGCGTGGTGTTCGGTCAGAAATTCGAGCAACTGGCCCGAACGCCCCCGATGGGCTGGAACAGCTGGAATCACTTCGGCTGCAACATCAACGAGCAGATCGTGCGCGAGGTGGCCCAGGCCATGGTACGCTCGGGCATGCGCGATGCCGGCTACGAATACGTGATCATCGACGACTGCTGGCAGGGCGAACGCGACAGCCTGGGCTTCATCCAGCCCGATCCCGAGCGTTTCCCGTCGGGCATGAAGGCGCTGGCCGACTACATCCACAGTCTGGGCCTGAAGTTCGGTATCTATTCGGACGCCGGCGACCGCACCTGTGCCGGACGGCCCGGCAGCCGCGGCCACGAGTACCAGGATGCCCTGACCTACGCCCGCTGGGGCGTCGATTATCTGAAGTACGACTGGTGCCATACGGAGAACCTGAATCCTATTGGCGCCTACACCACGATGCGGGATGCGCTCTATGCGGCCGGGCG from Rhodothermus marinus carries:
- a CDS encoding hydrogenase maturation nickel metallochaperone HypA, with the protein product MHELSIARELVRLIEAEARRAGARRVRSARVVLGARSHVSAEILQFYVTHLLDPEGPAAGLVLTCERQPMRFRCGPCRIDYEPSETDWRCPRCGRIGELLETGDEVFLESLEIECAPQPNT
- the hypF gene encoding carbamoyltransferase HypF, which gives rise to MRTTTEHLTRWRLHVEGAVQGVGFRPFVYRLAHELGLTGEVRNDPAGVTIEVEGDPERLACFRERLKQQPPPAARIRRITCTELPPCGYRTFTIAASRPEGERQVFLLPDLATCPDCLRELFDPNDRRYRYPFINCTNCGPRFTIIERLPYDRPNTTMRHFRMCARCRAEYEDPLNRRFHTQPNACPDCGPHLALWDRKGNVLAERDEALRRAAEAICEGRIVAVKGLGGFHLIVDARNEAAVRALRLRKGREAKPFALMYPSLAAVRAHACVSEAEAALLTSPAAPIVLLRRIEAGRESLAPSVAPGNPYLGIMLPYTPLHHLLLAELGFPVVATSGNRSEEPICIDEREALVRLRDLADLFLVHNRPIARYCDDSVVRFIDGHPVFLRRARGYAPLPVELADDWPAHPEQVLAVGGHLKNTVALASGRTVWISQHIGDLETAEARAAFVRVIDDFTRLYERTPDAVACDAHPDYASTHHAHRLGRPVAPVQHHLAHVWACMAEHGLRPPVLGFGWDGTGYGPDGAVWGGECFLVTAERAVRIAHLRPFRLPGGEAAVREPRRTALGLLHAWKGEAALMHLPSGAFTEAEARLLLQMVTRGLNAPWTTSIGRLFDAVAALLGLCLRNRFEGEAAMLLEFAAEEAEASGPPYPLALQEQDGRLVLDWAPLLEALEADRLEGLSPTVIARRFHEGLATAIVTIARRIGCPTVVLSGGCFQNRLLTETSLRLLRAAGFRPYIHRQVPPGDGGLALGQVAALRWGLTMPALVNHSC
- a CDS encoding HypC/HybG/HupF family hydrogenase formation chaperone, with the translated sequence MCLAVPGKIVAILDEDPLTRRGKVDFGGIQKEVNLAFVPEARVGDYVMVHVGIAISVVDEAEAHRVFEYLQQIDELEELNPPEAP
- the hypD gene encoding hydrogenase formation protein HypD, which codes for MKFIDEYRDREAALRYARLIAKITTRPWTIMEVCGGQTHAIVRFGIDELLPPGVTLVHGPGCPVCVTPVELIDKAIAIASMPGVIFCSFGDMLRVPGTQGDLFSVKARGGDVRIVYSPLDAVQLAARNPDREVVFFAVGFETTAPANALAVLQAHRMGLKNFSMLVAHVLVPPAMEAILQSPNNRVQGFLAAGHVCTVMGYREYEPIAKKYRVPIVVTGFEPLDLLQGLYMCIRQLEEGRYEVENQYTRSVRRQGNEAAQQHIREVFEIVPRKWRGIGELPQSGLGLRAPYQAYDAERKFGVVAHTAEEASECIAGEVLQGAKKPTECPVFGTRCTPEHPLGAPMVSSEGACAAYYRYRRFTEKQTATP
- the hypE gene encoding hydrogenase expression/formation protein HypE; the protein is MSDGNGFTPVCPLPIQEYPHVLLAHGGGGRLMHQLIDAIASTFASAELARRHDGAALRIGDMRLAFTTDAFVVQPLFFPGGDIGKLAVCGTVNDLAMCGARPLYLSVSFILEEGLSMETLGRVVASMQAAAHEAGVEIVTGDTKVVDRGKGDGIFISTAGIGVIEHDRPVGPEAVRPGDAVLLSGDIGRHGIAIMAVREGLAFETEITSDCAPLAAPVLKLLEAGVEVHCLRDLTRGGLAAALVEIAQTASLHIQLDEAAIPVRPEVQSACELLGIDPLYVANEGRFVAFVPEAEAERALSILQAEPVSADARVIGHVTADGPAGLVTLRTAIGTTRVLDLLSGEQLPRIC